The genomic region TGTTTCTTTTAATATATGTTAAATGATATATATTGTCTATCAAGGCTTCTTCTTGCTTAAATTAACACAGTTGTTTTGTTGCTATTGTTAAGGAAAGCAacacagtatatttaaaaaatcattGCACTTTTTTTCTGCAAGCTCTATAGCAACAGAATATAAAACTAAAACATCTAAAATTGATGAATGATgatacttgcattaaaaatgtaCAACTTgtcatttaatatttatattttcaatgttattaaagtcaattcaaaattaacttgtaatgagaaaaaaaaagccacaaaataTTGTATAATTCttactgtaaaaaaacaataacacaGTTTTAGtatctcaaaaaacaaataaaatcaacaaataaaaaaaaaattaagaaatagaGAGGATCTgaaataaaggttacatttataCTTCTGTATGTGTcctacgttttttttttacttttttttttttaaattgatataaatacatatgtacatgatgAGGAACACAGTAGCACATGAAGAAAAAGCATAAAACATATTTACATAGCCTTGAAGTGAGCATTTCATACAGCCCATGTAGCCACAGGTCTAGAAGAGTATCAAGTCAATGATtcattaaaatgacaaaataagtaGCTTTAGTTAAGTTCACTGCACAGGTTCACCAGTTAATTCTAATGACTGAACCTTAAACTTCAGCTTTTTGAATTTCTGCTGGGTTATTCTCAGTCTCCTTCTGACATTGTGCAGACTAGTCAGGGCTTCATCAAGCCGTTTTTTCAAAGCTCTTGGGCTTTCGGTGATGCAATAGTCATGCTCCGTTGTGACGCACTTCTCAATGACCTCCTGCATTGGTGTCTCCTCAGGTGACTGTTCAGGTGTAAAGTCAGCCTTCTTCTCATGATATTCAGAGCTGTGCAACTTCCTATCCTGAACAGAACACAGACAGTCTAGTGACGCATGCTGCAGAATCACATGACCTTTGTGCTTAGTAATATTTTTTCTAATAGGATAAACAAACTAAAACTATCATTTGTTTATAATGTAACTTCACTTTAATGGGACATGATAAATGGATTGATGGTGGAGTTAAAGGCCCACTAAACACAATAGAAAagtataatcagtaaatgcataataaaaatacaatacaaaaattcaaatgagtagtagatttctttctgaaaattagttctattttccctcccactgcatcatgtgacagccagcagccaatcacaaaatgtatatacatatattctttgaatcttgcacatgctcagtaacatctggtgcctcaaaaagtgtgcatatagaaagattgtgcacatttagagcgtgaaagtgaattggaaagttgtttaaaattgtgtgatcttaatcattaaagtttaattttgacttaagtgtccctttaacatttggaaATAGAGGGTATATTTTGTTTAAGCAATATATTTAATTGATTGCTAATGAAAGACATTAACCATACCCATAAAGTTATATGTAAAAGAAAGAATTAAAACTCTGAAGTAAAACACAAAATTGTGACTTAATAAATATTGCAAAACATAACAGAATCAGTGTATGGAATGAAAATAAAGTTAtctatatactaggcgataagtctgcccagagggcactctatgtttaaaaactacaacccccccaagctaaaattacaaaaaaaccccaaaaaactaaaattacagaaaaaaaaaataaacaaaaaggtatccaaaatatttttttttaacctagactaatacccctataaaaataaccccccccccccccaaaataaaaacaccccctaatctaatactaaactaccaatagcccttaaaaggccttttgtagttaaacagctcttttacctctaaaaaaactaaatcctccctaacagtaaaaaccacacacccaccaaaccccccaagcactaaaaaaactaaactacccattgcccctaaaaagggcatttgtatggacattgcccttaaaagggcattcagctcttttacacctcaaaaattaaaataaaaaagcctaaacctaagccccaaataggcactcactgttcctgaagtccggcggagaaggtcttcttccagacggatccatcatcttctatcttcatccggagtgaaggaggcgcggagcggaggtgcggagctgtgttcccaatGCCTGGATCCTCATCGGCGGTCCTCGTGGCATGGAGGCTCCAATTCATCCaatgtccgtcgtagactgaagattgaatgcaaggtaccgcaatcaatttggggtaccttgcaataCTATTGTCTGAAATTTTGAAACCAACCAATAGgactagagctactgaaatcctattggctgttcaaatcagccaataagatttcattagctctcatcctattggctgattttaaaatatcaaccaataggaatgcaagataccccaataaatatggggtaccttgcattcattaaatcttcagtgtgcggcggacgtttgcatgaaaaggagcctccacgccacagaGGATCGCCTTCGttgtggataaagatagaagatgctagacccgcctggaagaagaccttcttcacCGGacatcaggaaccgtgagtacctatttggggcttagtgttagttttttttgggggggttaaaagagctgaatgcccttctaaagggcagtaaaagagctgaatgcccttttaagtgcagtaaaaaaagttgaatgcccttttaaggtcaatgccaaatgcccctttaggggcaatgggtagtgtaggtttttttattgttagttttttttattttgggtgatttGGTGGggcttggtttatttttaatgtaaaagagcctatttctttagggcaatgctctacaaaaggcccttttaagggctattggtagtttattcttagattaaggggtgtttttattttgtggggcttttttttattttcatagggattaggtttaattttttattttggataatgtggtttattattttgtgtaatgttagactattttctttcattttagattagtttaaacttagttgttttctttatttttaaagtaatgctagtttttttattagaatttaggattattttaatgtatgtaatatggttaatttagggggtgttaggttagggggcttagtgattagttatttgcattgcggggtttggcggtttaatagatttattaactatttatttttttcttaatgcttattgcgggcagttatttatttattttttaatacttattgcgggtggttagttttttttttgtaatgctccgtttgcctttgctgcatcctggtggattccgaaaatggcagggtctTTTGTAATTagtaagcctttaatgcagcccagatcgtgatttcatcagtgggtggagctgggCAGACATTTTAAAGTggctagaaacaatatttattataaaataacttttactgttcctgctgcatgatatagaaaagggtgcAGGGGGCTATTTGCAGCGTAATCTAAAGtaatactttaagatgactaaCGTGTAGACTGTGACtttaatttgtttatgtttattctaTTAAtcggccattttcggaatccacctgttgaattcttttggctgcgcatacaaccaacattcttttggctgccaacattcctttgaggatgcgtgcgcaactggcgacaccgacggacgcgttatgAACGCGATtagagtatagatatatattttttttttaacagatagcAGGTATAATGTTTTTATAGCGGTAGTTGCTGCGCAGGACCTTTTTGGGATTTAAACACATAGACCTGCATTGCcactagaaaaaaaaatgacatgctctaatattGAGCAGCCAGACACATTTGTTTTGCAGCCATACATGCAACACTAGAATTAATTAAGTATTTCTTAACCCAGCATTTCTTGACTGACTACTAGATTttaaaaggggtatgaaacccaaagataacattcctgcaaaactgatgccatatagtcctccagacatgtgcatgctccagaGCTTACGTCACTGCTATTCACcaggagaacgaagacaatttgataaaagtaaattagaaagttgcttaaaaacggcatgttctatctgaatcatgaaattctgggtttcatgtccctttaagaatatctaACAAGCCCTGAATCATAGACAATAGCttcaatgcagttttttttttacttttactcttaaagggactttagtcatcttaaagtgttaccttagattaaagggacataaaacccaaaatttttctttcattgtccagatagagaatactattttaaacaacattccaatttacctctattatctaatttgcttctttctttagatatcctttgttgaagaaatagcaatgcacatgggtcagccaatcacacgagatatctatgtgcagccaccaatcagcagctactgagcctatctagatatgcttttcaggaaagaatatcaagagaattaagcaaattagataatagaagtaaattagaaagttgttttaaattgtattctctatctgaatcatgaaataaatttttggggtttaatgtccctttaagctgcaaattgcctcctgcacccctttctatatcatgcagcaggaactgtaaaaaagttattttaaaatggtttctggctactttgaaatggttgccaagctccacccactgatgacatcaccatctgggctgcatctatactCTCtattgaatagcattgacagtctgttgaatccaactattgAGTCTTTTGTAATTagtaagcctttaatgcagcccagatcgtgatttcatcagtgggtggagctgggCAGACATTTTAAAGTggctagaaacaatatttattataaaataacttttactgttcctgttgcatgatatagaaaagggtgcagggggctatttgcagcttaatctaaagtaatactttaagatgactaactttaatttgtttatgtttattctaTTACTCTGTATCACTAATATTGTTAACTGATACATTTCCTTTTGGTTTTCTCTGCTCATCTGGGTCTACTTGTTCTAAATTTTCTCCATACCTTGATTATATTCCAACTACAGTCTGTTCTTTTGAAATGAACTACTGGAGACAGTGTGGACATACCTTTTTGCTTCTTCCAACAAACTGAAACATGGTTGGCACAGCATCTGATCGCAGTCGAATAGTCTGACCTGTTCTATCGAAGCAAAACTCTTCAAAATGGTCTGAACACAGCACTGCTTTAGAGGATGGATAAAAGTGATCACGTCCCATATTCATCACCCATATCTTTAACAGATTTGGTTGTCTGTGAGGAAACCTAGAAACAATCGTTTTACAACATTAAAAGTATTATAGCTTTCTACAGTCATACAGTTGTCAAACCCACATACAGAGTGACTCAGGACTGACTTGACTGTTAAGAGGCAAACAAACCTTTTAGAATCAAAAAGGACAGAGGCTTACAGGGATACATtgtacttaaagtgacataaaactcaacatttatttcatgattcagctaaaacataaaattgtaaacaacattctaatttacttctattttcaaattttattgtgattctttgttggaaagcaggaaggtaagctcaggagtgtgcacgtctgcagaactatttcctgtcatgttgtgttccagacatgtgcacactacctagatatctcttcaataaagaacaaagcaaacttgataatagaaaattatagaaaaatgttgggttaaaaaaaaaaaaactaggctaTCATAGATAGCCTCTCTAtctcatgtttatatgtgtgtattaggATGTATACAGAAAGTAAAATGTCTGGATGTTACCTACAGTACTACATAAGTCAAGAAAGTAGCTAAAATATTAGAAGTTAAACAACAACTGATTCATtaatcagtatatatacacacaaatatataatttagttacaTTTGTCAGTGTATTGTATACAACACTATAGAGAATCTTGACATTTTCATAATAAAAATAGTAAGAACAGTGTTATTCTCCCCAGTACCTATTTAATAGGCACACCAacaggctgattttactgaccaccgatCTAAaagttaagccaatattaagcaaaaattgtttgttgcacaaattatcattaaatcaatttatgttaaattagcaattaatttgtgctttggaaagCATAAAGtaacatttgtaagtaaaattaaaaattataatattgcaaagtattatatTGCCCCTATccgtctacttcataatgccaactgACTGATAAAATTTACTGTGAAGAACACTGAAGAATATTCACAAATTTGCTCAAGAGAATGTTATTGGTGCTATCTCCCAAACATTGGGTAGACAGCCTTACCGATGAAAAGATTTGCCACATCCACGAGTTTGCCGGCTTGTGCAATTGATAGCCGCACATGCGGGCATTGTAGGTTGCCTTAAGAAGAGCCTCCTGTAGCAGAAAGAAATTCAATAAAAATGTAGGCatttataaaaagtaaaaagttagaaatCTAGACAGCCAATGAGATAGAAAGAGGAAGAATGAGAACAGAGGCTCCAGGTACCAgtaggaaatgtatttaataaatagaTATTGAATAGTTTCAAGTGTAATATATCTTTGATAAATGGATGTAATTCTGTCAAAcaccttttttaattttagaaattgaCACCGGTCACATAAGCAAATCTAACAGACTGGTAATGTAGAGTAcagtactaattaaaaaaaaaaaaaaggaatagctAGCAGTGCCTAAAATAAACTCATAAAAGCTCACTATTAAGGGTCAAATGTGCCTACTCAAAATTTACAAAGTGCaatatgtgaataaatacatactgCTCAACCAAATGTGAAACAAATAACAAAATCAAACTATATTGCCAATAGGCAGTGAGCAACAATGTTAGTTAATACTTCGTTGCTCATACAATGCATAACTATATAAATTATGTGATAACACAAATCCCAATCCCTATAGTTACTGAGTGATTGGGGGCTCAATAAAGTGAAATACCTCACTATTAAGGGTCACCTAACATACCCCGTATTAAATTAGCAGAAATAAATGTGGATAataggagcgccaaaaggctaAAATATGATAACAGGCAACTGGCAAAagtataaattattacatttattatgaatgacttaaaggaccatgataaccaaatgttgaaacacttgaaagtgatgcagcatagctataaaaagcagactaaaaaatatcacctgaacatctctatgtaaaaaagaaagatattttatctcaaaatgtcctaagcattcaaaccccattgcaaaggactttaagcaacaaatcagtatgtctgtcccaggaccggagtgagcctcatgcacactcat from Bombina bombina isolate aBomBom1 chromosome 2, aBomBom1.pri, whole genome shotgun sequence harbors:
- the LOC128649451 gene encoding THAP domain-containing protein 2; its protein translation is MPACAAINCTSRQTRGCGKSFHRFPHRQPNLLKIWVMNMGRDHFYPSSKAVLCSDHFEEFCFDRTGQTIRLRSDAVPTMFQFVGRSKKDRKLHSSEYHEKKADFTPEQSPEETPMQEVIEKCVTTEHDYCITESPRALKKRLDEALTSLHNVRRRLRITQQKFKKLKFKVQSLELTGEPVQ